A single Aestuariibius sp. HNIBRBA575 DNA region contains:
- a CDS encoding aspartate/glutamate racemase family protein, translating to MTRLALIHATRVAIEPIETAAQALWPDAETISILEEGLSVDRAASDTLSPDMARRIIDLSRYAEAAEADGILFTCSAFGDAIDRANSEACIPVMKPNEAMFDAAFNEGERVAMIYTFPPAAGGMEQEFLQAAKARGSAAMIKSYFCEGALEAKQSGDVATHDRLIAEVAAEIEDADVVLLAQFSMASALESVRERVSIPVLTSPDAAIQEIRRRIEANKKD from the coding sequence ATGACCAGACTTGCCCTGATCCACGCAACACGGGTTGCAATCGAACCGATTGAAACGGCAGCGCAGGCCCTGTGGCCAGATGCTGAAACCATTTCCATCCTAGAAGAAGGCCTGTCCGTGGATCGTGCTGCGTCTGATACGCTTTCGCCTGATATGGCCCGTCGGATTATTGATCTTAGCCGATATGCCGAAGCCGCAGAGGCCGATGGTATTCTGTTCACCTGTTCTGCCTTTGGGGATGCGATTGATCGCGCAAATTCAGAAGCCTGCATTCCGGTCATGAAGCCAAATGAGGCGATGTTTGACGCCGCCTTTAACGAAGGTGAACGGGTCGCGATGATTTATACGTTCCCACCCGCCGCCGGTGGCATGGAGCAAGAGTTCCTGCAAGCCGCCAAAGCGCGGGGCAGCGCGGCGATGATCAAATCCTATTTCTGCGAAGGGGCCCTTGAGGCCAAACAATCCGGTGATGTGGCCACACATGACCGGCTGATTGCAGAAGTTGCCGCCGAAATCGAAGATGCCGACGTGGTTTTGCTGGCCCAGTTTTCGATGGCAAGCGCGCTGGAATCTGTGCGCGAACGTGTCTCTATCCCTGTCCTCACCAGCCCCGACGCCGCCATTCAGGAAATCCGGCGCCGTATCGAAGCAAATAAGAAAGATTAA